From the Alloalcanivorax dieselolei B5 genome, one window contains:
- a CDS encoding OmpP1/FadL family transporter: MKKNKVLQGAALVASMGVLSGQAMASMGNIGTTYGVLPSDIASAQGLSLFNTQVSAVYYNPAYLAKDPRGELTFGLLHAEHELRANSLGGAAPPIRNGDVLQDSPSQHVLVGMKTDLSSMTRFKHPIYMGVMLGVEKYGEEMMAFESATSNEGQYFEYGRQPLFLVLGGATQIWRGLDAGASARLTLHSDAELRATTTLGGETSYESLNVSAKPSIRPIVSMNMDWGESFCPDGGCWYNGLETALSYRGYSNTKTTVDANTVIPGTIGEPGLSLAVTTLDSYQPDIIALGLLYGKERFRVGVSAELQRWSDLEDEFKGDTIKDQAVEDGIGVLEFKDIVIPRIGAEFKVSPNYTLTGGVAYSKSPLDSDASLDVNYLDADKLIVGLGLTAQFDDPHFFAFPVRFDLAYQYQKLRPRDFDLYATNSPSYPQSYERVEAEGDVHVFAGSVTLKF; this comes from the coding sequence ATGAAAAAGAACAAGGTGCTTCAGGGAGCTGCCCTGGTAGCTTCCATGGGCGTGCTCAGTGGCCAGGCCATGGCGAGCATGGGCAACATCGGAACGACCTATGGCGTGCTGCCGTCCGACATCGCTTCCGCTCAAGGGCTTTCCCTGTTCAATACCCAGGTTTCCGCCGTCTACTACAACCCGGCTTACCTCGCCAAGGATCCCCGTGGTGAGTTGACCTTCGGCTTGCTGCACGCGGAGCACGAACTGCGCGCCAACAGCCTGGGTGGCGCCGCGCCGCCGATCCGCAACGGAGACGTGCTGCAGGACTCCCCGTCACAGCACGTTCTGGTGGGGATGAAAACCGATCTGAGTTCCATGACCCGTTTCAAACATCCGATCTACATGGGTGTGATGCTGGGCGTGGAAAAATACGGTGAAGAGATGATGGCGTTCGAGTCCGCCACCTCCAACGAAGGGCAGTACTTCGAATATGGCCGCCAGCCGCTGTTCCTGGTGCTCGGCGGCGCCACTCAGATCTGGCGTGGTCTGGACGCCGGCGCCTCCGCCCGGCTGACTCTGCATTCCGACGCGGAACTGCGCGCCACCACCACCCTGGGTGGTGAGACCAGCTATGAATCCCTGAACGTTTCCGCCAAACCCTCGATCCGTCCGATCGTCAGCATGAACATGGATTGGGGCGAGAGTTTCTGCCCCGACGGCGGGTGCTGGTACAACGGCCTGGAAACCGCGTTGTCCTATCGCGGCTACTCCAATACCAAGACCACCGTTGATGCCAACACGGTGATTCCCGGCACCATCGGCGAACCCGGCCTGTCCCTGGCGGTGACCACCCTGGACTCCTACCAGCCGGACATCATCGCCCTGGGTCTGCTTTACGGTAAGGAGCGTTTCCGTGTCGGTGTCAGTGCGGAGCTGCAGCGCTGGTCAGACCTGGAAGACGAATTCAAAGGCGACACCATCAAGGACCAGGCCGTGGAAGACGGCATTGGTGTGCTCGAATTCAAGGACATTGTTATTCCGCGCATCGGCGCCGAGTTCAAGGTGTCGCCGAACTACACGCTCACCGGCGGGGTCGCCTACAGCAAATCGCCGCTGGACTCCGATGCCTCGCTGGACGTGAACTACCTGGATGCCGACAAACTGATCGTCGGCCTCGGGCTCACCGCCCAGTTCGATGATCCCCACTTCTTCGCCTTCCCGGTGCGCTTCGACCTGGCTTACCAGTATCAGAAGCTGCGGCCGCGGGACTTCGACCTGTACGCCACCAATTCCCCCAGCTACCCGCAATCCTACGAGCGGGTGGAAGCGGAAGGTGACGTTCACGTCTTCGCCGGTTCGGTAACCCTGAAGTTCTAA
- a CDS encoding Ig-like domain-containing protein, with protein sequence MNMRIVLALCGAALLTACGGGGGSSQTVDFSPWEQIELYYSYPYNAQAGVSPNAPLVLAFSEAVPQLSADQFSLQGPEGAVELTLKQVNGDKSVVLTPAAPLAVNSEYTLTLNGIGEDGDKELLPGGQLAFSTRPALEGARQERSTAEAFQLDRIIPNGDDLPFLDFSSVQLTLSQPIDPTTVKYGETVRLTQGGELVPATVLASGRFLTVDPTDSEDADGNTVDALKAGEEVTLEVTDGVQSLFGEQLTAINRSFTPLDTKPRSVMVQEAAQAGDPAAGCLADGTTRSPLNNESINCVPVKSNLLGDTTVSMLSGDVFAELAFAPNFPDTTPLRLPRGSLLDGEPLDVLIGGQVPAGFDSGDVTVTILSDANGYLMNAPYSTDPNAPRRLLLTMDVAFDTADSRANGAFNQDLLQVELVGTAIVEGDRLVVDAIGVVEPRVLGVENAYGVLSFHMESYSDQTIPREPEPDMEGPVLSSWVPGDHINKQRPGDPVILTFDHPLDPQSVEKDVSLQLLGANTPVEFDYVVDGSSIVIRPDTPLQHNTDYQVLFDDRLTDVAGNPAQPQTLDFRLPDYIEGEQQSPVVLTAYPGFPCVTTDRNLAANDAGRCAGGQDGSGGEDKPEDDHLPVLPLAANRPIAVTFSQEMDEQSVRDHFIVESVDDAGSTLEVVEGKLTYMGRKIVFEPDQPWEEGVLYRYTLPSQEGSVDAASCAGVAICDVRGLPLQTQLLAQNADDAPAATDGGPSLEIFFRGAPNTTATLQPLRNLPTSDVNANFVWDKGGDNNPGEVPPSQDEEALRNSANLLPNEPSATGSMIASANVGCAVGESCPDNQFLYLSGNLDVEIVGYMAPDEVAETYPNDATIPDQVKQEGAVLVYINPTRLVTSGSTVEVETKGLGNLASVPAVPTGPQLMRIRYTCNAASSDCVAPDYGRVKGWIVKGDGNPRFLTDLNLYLDAPNLQPVVGLLGVNYKLKHNLHSEPLNLQLAGDVTFLGDGRLQIEQISQNDLELNVQLDGKVAGLITVNDQIHLVIPQDKTFLNYLSEPIKQ encoded by the coding sequence ATGAACATGCGTATCGTGTTGGCGCTGTGTGGCGCCGCGTTACTGACCGCCTGCGGCGGTGGTGGCGGCAGCAGTCAGACCGTGGACTTCAGTCCCTGGGAACAGATCGAGCTGTATTACAGCTACCCCTATAACGCCCAGGCCGGTGTGTCCCCGAACGCACCGCTGGTACTGGCGTTTTCCGAAGCCGTGCCGCAACTGAGCGCGGATCAGTTCTCCCTGCAGGGCCCGGAGGGCGCCGTCGAGCTGACTCTGAAACAGGTCAACGGCGACAAGAGTGTGGTGCTGACGCCGGCCGCGCCGTTGGCGGTGAACAGTGAATACACCCTGACCCTGAACGGGATCGGCGAGGACGGTGATAAGGAACTGCTGCCCGGCGGCCAACTGGCCTTCTCCACCCGGCCGGCGCTGGAAGGGGCCCGGCAAGAGCGCAGCACCGCCGAGGCTTTCCAGTTGGACCGCATCATCCCCAATGGCGATGATCTGCCGTTCCTGGACTTCTCCTCGGTGCAACTGACGCTGTCGCAGCCCATCGACCCGACCACGGTGAAGTACGGTGAGACCGTGCGTTTGACCCAGGGCGGGGAACTGGTACCGGCCACGGTGTTGGCCAGTGGCCGCTTCCTGACCGTGGACCCCACCGACAGCGAGGACGCCGACGGCAACACCGTGGACGCTCTGAAAGCCGGTGAGGAAGTCACCCTGGAAGTGACCGACGGCGTGCAAAGCCTGTTCGGTGAGCAATTGACCGCCATTAACCGCAGCTTCACTCCGCTGGACACCAAGCCCCGTTCGGTAATGGTGCAGGAAGCCGCCCAGGCCGGTGATCCCGCGGCCGGCTGTCTGGCGGACGGCACCACCCGATCACCGCTCAACAATGAGAGCATCAACTGCGTGCCGGTGAAGTCAAACCTGCTGGGTGACACCACCGTCTCCATGCTCTCCGGCGACGTTTTCGCCGAACTGGCGTTCGCCCCCAACTTCCCGGATACCACGCCGCTGCGCCTGCCGCGTGGCTCGCTGCTCGACGGCGAACCGCTGGATGTGCTGATCGGCGGCCAGGTGCCGGCCGGCTTTGATTCCGGTGACGTCACCGTGACCATCCTGTCGGACGCCAATGGTTACCTGATGAACGCCCCTTACAGCACGGACCCCAACGCGCCCCGGCGCCTGTTGCTGACCATGGACGTGGCGTTCGATACCGCTGACTCCCGCGCCAACGGCGCCTTCAACCAGGATCTGCTGCAAGTGGAGCTGGTGGGCACCGCCATCGTTGAGGGTGACCGCCTGGTGGTCGATGCCATCGGCGTGGTGGAGCCCCGCGTGCTGGGCGTGGAAAACGCCTACGGCGTGCTCAGCTTCCACATGGAGTCCTACTCCGACCAGACCATCCCGCGCGAACCGGAGCCGGATATGGAAGGGCCGGTGCTCAGTTCCTGGGTGCCCGGCGATCACATCAACAAGCAGCGTCCCGGTGACCCGGTGATCCTGACGTTTGATCATCCTCTGGACCCTCAGTCCGTTGAGAAGGACGTGAGCTTGCAATTGCTCGGAGCGAATACGCCGGTAGAGTTCGATTACGTGGTGGACGGTTCCTCCATCGTGATCCGTCCGGACACGCCGCTGCAGCACAACACCGATTATCAGGTGCTGTTCGACGATCGCCTCACTGATGTGGCGGGCAACCCGGCGCAGCCGCAAACCCTGGATTTCCGGCTGCCGGACTACATCGAGGGTGAGCAACAATCGCCGGTGGTGCTCACCGCCTATCCGGGTTTCCCCTGTGTCACCACCGATCGCAATCTGGCGGCGAATGACGCCGGTCGTTGTGCGGGTGGCCAGGACGGCAGCGGCGGAGAGGATAAACCCGAAGACGACCATCTGCCGGTATTGCCCCTGGCCGCCAACCGCCCCATCGCGGTGACTTTCTCTCAGGAAATGGATGAACAGTCCGTTCGCGACCATTTCATTGTGGAAAGCGTGGATGATGCTGGCAGCACCTTGGAGGTTGTCGAGGGCAAGCTGACCTATATGGGCCGCAAGATCGTTTTCGAACCCGACCAGCCCTGGGAAGAGGGTGTGCTGTACCGGTATACGCTGCCCTCCCAGGAAGGCAGCGTGGACGCGGCCAGCTGTGCAGGGGTTGCGATCTGTGACGTTCGTGGCCTGCCACTGCAAACACAACTGCTGGCGCAAAACGCAGATGACGCCCCGGCGGCCACCGACGGCGGCCCCAGCCTGGAAATTTTCTTCCGTGGCGCGCCCAACACCACCGCGACCCTGCAGCCGCTGCGTAACCTGCCCACTTCGGATGTGAATGCGAACTTTGTTTGGGACAAAGGTGGCGACAACAATCCAGGTGAGGTTCCGCCTTCACAGGATGAGGAGGCGTTACGTAATAGCGCGAATCTGTTGCCCAATGAGCCCTCCGCCACAGGCTCCATGATTGCCAGCGCCAATGTTGGGTGTGCGGTGGGCGAGAGCTGCCCGGATAATCAATTCCTCTATCTGTCTGGCAATCTGGATGTGGAGATCGTTGGGTATATGGCTCCAGATGAGGTCGCGGAAACCTATCCGAATGACGCCACGATCCCGGATCAGGTAAAACAGGAAGGGGCGGTATTGGTATATATCAATCCGACTCGTTTGGTGACCTCCGGCTCTACCGTCGAGGTTGAAACGAAGGGACTGGGGAATTTGGCGTCGGTGCCAGCGGTACCGACAGGGCCCCAGTTGATGCGTATTCGTTATACATGCAATGCGGCTTCCAGTGATTGTGTGGCCCCGGATTATGGACGAGTGAAGGGTTGGATCGTCAAGGGTGATGGTAATCCACGCTTCCTGACCGATCTGAACTTATATTTGGACGCACCCAACTTGCAGCCTGTTGTGGGCTTGCTTGGCGTTAACTACAAACTCAAGCATAACCTGCACAGTGAGCCGTTGAACTTGCAGTTGGCCGGAGACGTAACGTTCCTGGGTGATGGTCGCTTGCAGATCGAACAGATCAGCCAAAATGATTTGGAATTGAATGTTCAGCTGGATGGCAAGGTGGCGGGTTTGATTACCGTTAATGACCAGATTCATCTGGTCATTCCTCAGGACAAGACCTTCCTCAACTACCTCAGCGAGCCCATCAAGCAATAA
- a CDS encoding PepSY-associated TM helix domain-containing protein, translated as MSGATRLWFRVHSFTGVITGLLLFVLCWSGTFAVFAHELDWLATPEARVQPDGDRAGWDAWMRTATRAYPQGRVVGMQAPAHDSDAVVALIQRPDQPRRLVYINPYTGELRGTTSAFNIHRFFRNFHRSFFFPTQWGTYLVALLAVTLLLSLIAGLMFYRRWWTRFFSIATWRRPAVWSELHKLAGLWSLWFVLIIAVTGIWYGVERFRLDFGDGVFAYAGDPEFSLHPIPRPASDPTLPLRPLEELIHAANRERPDLNIRTVAPGPGLFYMEGQTDHVLVRDRANHLYLDARTGEVLYNQSASDLPLYWRWSETADPLHFGDFAGLVSKAIWFVFGLLLCGLILTGTWIHARRLGRSHNSRQRHRWPGTLPAVVVSAVVLAASLPFALHEMRTLYGDAAKGAQQLPALSPGVTGVILGWIVLTLIVLFLWAWTLRRTLQREGLPSKAERHPEKPPGKSWI; from the coding sequence ATGTCCGGCGCCACCCGCCTGTGGTTCCGGGTGCACAGCTTCACTGGGGTGATCACCGGTTTGCTGCTGTTCGTGTTGTGCTGGAGTGGTACCTTCGCCGTGTTCGCCCACGAACTGGATTGGCTGGCCACACCCGAAGCGCGGGTGCAACCCGATGGCGACCGCGCCGGCTGGGATGCCTGGATGCGAACGGCAACCCGCGCCTACCCACAGGGACGGGTGGTCGGCATGCAGGCGCCGGCTCACGATAGTGACGCGGTGGTGGCTCTGATTCAGCGCCCTGACCAGCCACGCCGTCTGGTGTACATCAACCCGTACACTGGTGAGCTGCGTGGCACGACCAGCGCCTTCAACATTCACCGCTTCTTTCGTAACTTTCATCGCAGTTTTTTCTTCCCTACCCAATGGGGCACCTACCTGGTGGCGCTGCTGGCCGTCACACTGTTACTTTCACTGATTGCCGGTTTGATGTTCTATCGGCGCTGGTGGACCCGCTTCTTTTCCATCGCGACCTGGCGGCGGCCGGCGGTGTGGAGCGAGCTGCACAAGTTGGCCGGCCTCTGGAGTTTGTGGTTTGTGCTGATCATCGCCGTGACCGGCATCTGGTATGGCGTGGAGCGCTTTCGCCTGGACTTCGGCGACGGTGTCTTCGCCTACGCCGGCGATCCTGAGTTCTCCCTGCATCCGATTCCCCGGCCCGCCTCCGACCCGACCCTGCCGCTTCGACCATTGGAAGAACTGATACACGCAGCCAATCGGGAACGGCCAGACTTGAATATCCGGACGGTCGCCCCCGGTCCCGGTTTGTTTTATATGGAAGGCCAGACCGACCATGTGCTGGTGCGCGACCGCGCCAATCATCTGTATCTGGATGCCCGCACCGGGGAGGTGCTGTACAACCAATCCGCCAGTGATCTGCCGCTTTACTGGCGCTGGTCGGAAACCGCCGATCCTTTGCATTTCGGCGATTTCGCCGGCCTGGTCAGCAAGGCGATCTGGTTTGTGTTCGGCCTTTTATTGTGCGGCCTGATCCTCACCGGCACCTGGATACACGCCCGCCGTCTTGGGCGTTCCCACAACAGCCGGCAACGCCATCGCTGGCCGGGCACTCTGCCGGCGGTGGTGGTTTCCGCTGTTGTGTTGGCCGCCTCACTGCCTTTCGCGCTGCACGAAATGCGCACGTTGTACGGCGATGCCGCCAAAGGCGCTCAGCAACTGCCGGCATTATCCCCCGGCGTGACGGGTGTGATTCTGGGTTGGATAGTCTTGACCCTGATCGTACTGTTCTTGTGGGCCTGGACCCTGCGGCGAACCTTGCAGCGTGAAGGCCTCCCTTCAAAGGCCGAGCGCCACCCGGAGAAACCTCCCGGAAAATCATGGATATAA